GAATTTTATTAGTTAAGTCACATTGTGATcaaaatagaaatttcaaaCACTAACATGATGTGTTTGAACTACTTTTGGAAGTTCAATATACTTTTCAAAGGTCTAACCAGGGGTAATGTTGGGCAGTGTCTAAAGTACCTAGTTCTTTATCAGTATTTCTCTGTTCCTACTGGCTTGCTCAAGGATGCTTGATTAGTTGCACCAAAGAAGGGGAGCCTACAATTGGgatttatgattttgtgtttaAGCTAGAGGAGATGACCTTTCAAATTAAAGGTATTTAACAGTGGGAATAACTATGCTTATGAATGATGTTCAGTTTACTACTTGTTAAACAAATTGCTATAAAGGTTGGAAATGGGAGTGTGATGCAGGGAAATATAATGGGCTGTAATATGAATTGGAACTAGATGGAATAAGAGTTCATCCATAACAATAAGAGTTCATCCATAACTAACTCACATTTATCACATGCTAGAATACAATTGTAATGTATTAATGACATGCTATATTTAATATAGCGCATGGCTTCTAATTctaacaactttttaaaatctagCAAGTGCATGTGCCATGTCACTCCTTCATGCCACGTCACCACGCCATGTCAACATCTTCCAAGTATTACATTTGACTCCTACATCAGTGTCTGTTGGCAGTGATTTATTAGTCTACTATGAAATCTGTGAGCTTAAGTGACATAGGTATTGTAGGGTAAGTTTATAGAGAACAGATGTGTAGTGTTTGGTGGGCAAACTGAACCAAGCATTAAGTACAACAATCAATGGTGGGGGATGGAGAGGCTCAGAAAGCATCAGACTTCCTATGGCAGGGGTTGGGTGAGGTTGTTGTGTGCAAGCTTATGAGCTGGATAGGGGGAAGCAAAGCATGAAAGCTAATCAAGATCTTTAGGATTGACGTGAAACCTCACTTATCACAACATAATGTATCATGGTTTAAAATGCCAATGAATAAGCCAAGCAATTGAAACAATATCTAGATGTTGAGGCTTTCTGTGAATTGTGAAGCCTCACGCATgaccaaataaattttaatggcCCTCAGTCTCTTATCTTCCTGAAAAGAGTGTTATAATGTGTCATAGACTGTTGGGAAATGATTGTATGGTAATAATTTGTGTCTTGGTGGTGAGCAAACTGGGTTATTGTTGGTATGAATAATTATTTGCTAACTAGATAGTGGGGTTGGTTTTCTCTATGATATTCTCTCAAGGAGGTGAAGAGAGAATCAGATATGGCTTTCATGAGGGTGTACTAAGCAGccatcattttgatgtcttctttACAGCAGATCCACTCTTCCTTTTGTTCTGTAAATTAGATCGGGTCAAATTCCCTCCTCTTATTCCTTTGTCCAAGCAAAAAGCTCAATGAAAGCACCCATCACTTCTCTTCACTTTTCACTTGTTGTACTTGCAATGtatcatacaaaattttgtCACACTTTTCTCTTGACATAGTATAGAAGAGTTTCATAACTTGGAGCTACTATTTTTGAAACCTTTATTTTCTAGAAATCTATTGACTTGCAATTTATTGCTTTTGGATGATGCTAAGCTTTGTTGTGCAGGTATCTGCAATTTCTTTTGATAGCAGTAACTTTACATTGTGGGGAAGTGGGGAGTGGTGGATGCTTCTTGCAGCTCAGAGCATGGCAATTGGCACAGTCATGGTCCGCTGGGTTTCCAAGTACTCTGATCCTATTATGGCAACTGGATGGGTAGGTTCTACCATCCCACATAGTAACTCACTCATATCTTAATCTCTGATAGTTAACCTCAGCATTTTTTATAGCGCCTTTGAAACTTTGATGGATCCTATTTGAGCATTCTTACCTTTAATagtaaacaaatttaaaattttaactctGAAGTTAGCATGTCTTTCAGTAAATACAAGCTGGTGTTAAAGATTATAAATTGACTTATTCTACTCCTGACTCAAGATGTTCTGGAGAACtaatgtttttcctttcttttttccccctataAGTTTTTATATCATTAAGAGTTTTGATTTATACATAGTTAgcatcctttttttctttttttaaatttagattttgatgGGCTTTGTTTCTTGCCTCTTTAATTTCTATATTGCATGTGACTCATGATTCTAATCATCAATTATAATCATAAATCTCATAATAAATTTGTGTTTGGGAAGTTGTAGCCTGTAGGATGTTCCAAGTTTTGGTTTAAATGCTCTGGGGAAAAAAATAGAGCTTCGAGAGACtaacacaaattattttgttgCAGCACATGGTTATTGGTGGCCTCCCTCTTGTGATATTCTCCATTCTTAATCATGATCCTGCTGTCACTGGGAGTCTTAAGGAGTTCACTGCTAATGATGCTTTGGCACTCCTGTATACTTCCATTTTTGGAAGTGCTGTAAGCTATGGTGTATTTTTCTACAATGCAACAAAAGGTCATCTCTAAATTTCTGTTTTAGTTTAATCTTCTCAACCTAATTTCATATTGAAACTTAGAATTCTACTTTCATTACTATCTTTCCCTAATTTTGagaacaaatttattttcttccctTACAATTTACATGTCCcccacaacccccccccccccccccccccaaaaaaaagttatttatttatttttttctcttatggTTTATTTTTGACTGTTAGTTCCAAGTTGAATAGAAAATTGAAGTAGTTtgtttgtattaaattttttttatttattggtggaACCAAACTATTTATCTAGTGGGAGTACGGAAGATAATAGCTAATGAATACTTGattataacattactcttttgGGTACatacaatttattttacaactttAATGATTTAGCAAATAAATCTACCTATTTATAATAGGTTCATGGCAGAATGAGTGTTAAGGTTTGTACAATGTTTCACATTTAAGAATCAGACAATCAGAGGTTAAGATTTACACTGGTTCTTTACATCTGTGAAAGTTAAAACTGTCATTGTTTACGAAAAGAGTATGTAGAATGAGGTGCATTGTATTATCACTCAAATGCATAAAATTATCGTCTTTCCTAagattattttgtaaatatgaATTACTTCCCTAACTTTAGCTACCTGAATAACATCAAGCCTACATAGTTTCAATGCTTATGGCTATGAGCATAGATTGCTTAGCCCATTAGGGGTGAATACCCCTGAATACCCGACAACTGGTTCTAGTGGGTAGGGTCAATTGTCATAGGTTTTACTAGCGAGGTGAGCCCAAAGGCTCTTCTTTAGAAAGGACCCTAGTTATCCAAAAGAAAGGCTTCAATGGTAATCAACCAAAACTTGTATCAATAACATCCCTTGTTTTGGAAATTTTACATGGTAACAAAGTTTATTTTGAGTTGTACATAACTTCTAGCACTTCTGATGAGTGTACTTTGTCCACCTTTGTCTCAACTTTTTTCAAATATCATAGTGGGATAAAAGTTATCTgtgcaaaatattaataaaaactGCCAGCAATTTTATCATTTGcccccttttttgtttttatccaTTTAATAATTATCAGTTGATGTTTAATTAGATGCGATACAGTCTCTTGTTTTCACATTACACTTatctaaatttgattttgaGCTCCTAGTTGGGAATTGATATGAATTTGCTAATGTATTTCAGGTAGCCTGACAAAGCTGAGCTCCCTTACCTTTCTAACCCCAATGTTTGCTTCAATTTTTGGGTAAGGTCATCCAACTGTATGGAAGATGAACCTGTAATGCTATCAAATTTTTATCTAATGCAAAGTGAACCACACCAACAATTGATTACcagtgattttttattttcattttcttattggTATTTCATAATTagctttctaaaaaaaatatgtgctctatttttttgtaattccaGGTTTTTATATCTTGGTGAGACCTTCTCACCCTTGCAACTAGTTGGGGCTTTTGTTACTTTGGTTGCAATATACATGGTTAACTATAGGAATGTTGTGGAATGAAGCATGCCTATGATCAATATGGGTTGATTTAAGATTTGAATGAAAGGAATGCAATGCTCATCTGAATGCTGTGGAATGAAGCATATGATCAATATGGGCTGAGTTGACATTTGAACGAAAGGAAAGAAATGCTCGTTTGAAGGCTACCTCTTAATCCTCATGACTTGGTTTGGAGATGTTTGTAGTATGTATGAATATACACTTGGATACATATTAGAATGAATCAATAAACCGTTCAAGTAGTAATGCAAACCTGTAAAAAGGTTGGAGCTATTATCTCAGAGCTATGGTATCATGGTAGATTGCTTGTGGAAAGCCCATGTCAGCCCCAAGCCCTAATTAGGGATTAGTTAtttccaattttgtttttctggAGAAGGATCAGGGTAAAATATGCACTTGATGTTATTTGTGACAGAAACCAGTATTGAAAATAAGTGTTGAAACTGGCTCAAGACTTTTGTATTGATTTGGTGTAATTATGATGTCCATTGGAAGTAAAATACATTTTGAGATTGTTCAACAGTGTTGAAATTTTAATGTGAAtttactatttttcaatttcagaGGCATGCCATGATTGCACACAATGTGGCTCAAAACCATTTGACTCTTGCAGCTTTATTTATAGCATTCCTTTTGTCgtgaaaagaaatttttatatcTGTCGTATTTTATAACAAGAACCGAGTTGTTTGATGTCACCTATAACTGCAAAACCAGGTTATGATAATAATTTGATTGAGCATGATATTTGCACTAAAACAATATGAACACAGATAAATCTGTTATGGATGGAAGAATGACTTTAAAAAGttacaaatgaagaaaaagaagaaaaaaaaaaaactttggttcAGCGAGTGTGCAGGAATTGGTTGCAAGTTTGCAACCCCAAACAGAAACTGGAGAATCCTCATCTCAAATTAAACGTACAACCAAATTGAAaagtcattcattatttatagCGTTCCTTTTGTTGtgaaaagaaattttacatatttatagTAGCTGGTCAGGGACATGGTTAATCTGTCGTATTTTATAACAAGAAGAACCAAGTTGTTTGATGTCAGCTATAACTGCAAAACCAAGTTATGGAAATAATTTGATTGAGCATGATATTTGCACTAAAACAATATGAACACAGATAAATCTGTTATGGATGGAAGAATGACTTTAAAAAGttacaaatgaagaaaaaagaaggaaaaaaaaaatgaaatacaacTTTGGTTCAGCGAGTGTGCAGGAATTGGTTGCAAGTTTGCAACCCCAAACAGAAACTGGAGAATCCTCATCTCAAATCAAACGTACAACCAAATTGAAaagtcattcattatttatatttatgtggATGCAGCAGCTGCAACAACAGGAGTTGAGTGCAGGCCTCTACTGGTGCCAAGTCGGCCACGCCCAATCCCACCACTCCGCTGCTGATCACAATCACTCTTCTTCCCACTCAATCTCTTTCTGGTTTCATTCATATTGCGGCCTGGTTCAGATAACCCACTTCCCTCAAAACCCAGTGGACTCTTTTGATCTTCCTCCCTGGTGTTTAATCTTGAAGTCCAGCAATCAGTGGAATCAGCTGAATTGGGTTCCCAGGACGAAGAAGATAAGCCCCAATGCTGTTGTTGACCACCGGCAACAAAACTGTTGCTACCTGAGGATTCTTGGTCTTCCATATCTGCCCCGCCAACTAGTGCACCACCTCTCCTCACTGTTACATACTTGTGAAAGCTTGGCTCCGTTACATCATCTGTGACTGCTACCTCAGATTCTACAACAAAAGGGTCTTTGGTATCTGCTACTCTCTTCCCAACAAGAGTGGCACCCAAGGCAAAATTGTAGGCTTCCCTGTTAGATTGATATGTTGGACTTTTCCTGTCCTCAGAGAAAGCACAGGATAAATTAGAACTTGTAGTGGAGTTAAGGTCAGCAACTGCTTCCAAGATGGAGCAGGCTTTGGTGACACAAGCTGGGAGAGAAACTGAAGGAGTGTTGCTTTTCTGGTGGAAATTTTGGATGTCTTCAAGCAACAGTGCAGCATAGGATGATGAAGGATTCAACAAAGTTTCAGGATTGAAGTCTAGGTCTCGGGATCTCCTGCCAGACCTGCTTCTTGTTATTGCCTGGGGTTTCGGGTTTTCAGCACCTGAGGCCACCACAGTTTTAATGGTGACATGACCGGTGGCTGATGGTTGTTGATCTCTAGCCTCTTCCACCAGCTGTTCCTTCTGTATGCAATTCACAGTCACAACCTGGTTGTCCAGTGCACCTCTGTTGCTGGTTTTGTTATTAGTCCCTTGAACAACAGCTCTGTTGTTGCTACTGTTTATTATCTCAGCATTTGGTTTCTGCAGTGGAGAATGAAGATGTTTTTATTGATACATTTGACACCTCAGAGCAAGAGATCAATATTGTGTAGCTAACAAATGCAAAATCAGGAGATCGATACTGATCTGGTTCATATTGATAAATTATCACTTATCCCAAACGCTTATGGTTAATCATATAACCATAAGTTTAGTACTCCCCTCACATCTAGGCAATAGTTCGATGCTGAATTGGTTCATACTGATAAATTGCCTATtattccaaaagtttaagctattaggaaatattgaatttaatcatttatccACAATTCTAACAGATACATCATAAGACTGAATTGATTCACACTGAAAAAAGTTTTTAGGCCATAAATTGACGAAACAGGCATGAATGCATTAGACATCTGATAGGAGTAGGAAAGATAAGTAATTACCTGATTCAGAACAATCCCTTCTTCAGTCTctcttttgtttctattttgcACCTTGCTGTTGTTGTTGGGCGGTTGTGGATATGCAAGGGAGTTGGGATCAATCTCACTCAATGGGTTTCTTCTGTAAGGAGAGTGTTCTGCTTTCCTGGAGGAGCTTCGGCTAAGAGATGGCTGCTGATTGTCATTGGAAGTCTTACCATTTGCTCTTGCTGGGGACTGAGACCGAGGAGATGCAGCACCCCTTGAACCTGCCATTGCGGCATCGCTACCAGCATTCCTCCTGACTGAAATTCTCTTGACAGAAGTTCCTGGTGCAGATTCACCAGCAGGAGCAGCATTGTTGCTCTTATCCATCACCAAGGATGAAACAGTAGCAGGGACTGAAACCATCTTTCCAGGCCTATTAGTACCATTACCAGAAGAATTTGCAGTGTGCGTTGCACCAACAGTGGTAGTACTAGCAGGAGTGGATGTCTCAGATGATCGTCTACCTGGGGATCGACTCACTCGCCTCTCTCTGCTGCTGGATCTCTGTTGCTGGTCTTTTTCCCTTTCTCTGCTGGGTGTTCTCCTCCTCccttgagaagaagaagatggccGCGATGATTGGCGATGGCGTTGACGGTGGTGGTTTCTTCTTTCGTCCTCTAAACACAAGTCATCACTGACATTGGCTTTCTTTTGGACATCATCAACGGTAGCAACAACCTCGTTCTCACATCGGTCAAAGTCGTAACTCCTCTTCGAACCCGAGTACTTTCTACCACGGTCAGCAGAAGCTGAAGCCGAAGAGGAAGCAGCCTTGCCTGAAGAGCTTCGGCTAAGCCTACCACACTGAATGAGAATGGCATCCACCTCTTCTTTCGTGCAACTCGATGTCCTCACACCCACACCAATTGATGCTGCTGCTCCTGTTGCAACCTTGTTAGCCATTGATTCAGGTACTACTTCATTAGAAGTAGTTGTAGAGGCAAGACTATCTTGTTGAGGAGGAGGTGGGCTTCTAGTATTTCGATCTCTATCATCATGACTCTTCCGGTGCTTGATGACAAAAATCTCTTTCTTCACTACTCCGCTTTCATCTTCTTCCACTTGTCGATCTTCTTGCgcaatcttcttctccttcttcagCTTCATTTTCAACTCGGAATTTTCAACTTTAGCTTTGTGGGTATTGCCATTATTACTACGTGTGTCATTGCTCAAATGGGTAACGTCTGGATCTGTCTTTGGTGTTGAAGCAACACCAACAACAGCAGAaggacaagaagaagaagactctTTCTTCTTACTGAAACAAGTACCCATGATGTTTTGTGGTGTGGCCCCAACGTAGCCTAAGGAAACACAACTGATGTGTTTGTTTGTAGAAGAAATGTTAGGAACAATGGCACGGAGATTTGAATTATTGTGGTGGCAATGGTCTATTAAGAGATAAGAGAAGAGAGGTGGGTACTTGGTACAGTTTCCAAGAACAATTTCAAAATGTTTGggatttgatttaattaaagggggagagagagagagagagagattcaaattttgataaatgagCGGGCTGGTAATGTGTGAAAGAAAAGAGccgttagagagagagagagaggagagagccGTTGGATCATTCAGATGCAGTAAGTATCACGTTTTCTGTCCCTACAGTTTTGTACTGATGGCCACCACCACTAAACTCTACCTTTATTTCCCAATTTTTTAAGtcaattgaattattattaaattcatttattattattattatttatttataattacaaTACGATTCTCGAATCTTGGTCTTTCTTAGCTTTTCTTTACTACTTATTacaatccttaaaaaaaaaaaaaaaaatctttttccttttttccgtTTGGTAATACTATcattattttacaattcaaATTGCTACAAGTCTATAACGGCTAACTAAGGTTGGATCccctcaaccaaaaaaaaaaaaaaaagaagcccgATTTGAATCCTCAGGTtggtattttgttttataaaagaAAGCAGTGAAAAAACACATG
This genomic stretch from Castanea sativa cultivar Marrone di Chiusa Pesio chromosome 1, ASM4071231v1 harbors:
- the LOC142622437 gene encoding uncharacterized protein At1g65710 yields the protein MGTCFSKKKESSSSCPSAVVGVASTPKTDPDVTHLSNDTRSNNGNTHKAKVENSELKMKLKKEKKIAQEDRQVEEDESGVVKKEIFVIKHRKSHDDRDRNTRSPPPPQQDSLASTTTSNEVVPESMANKVATGAAASIGVGVRTSSCTKEEVDAILIQCGRLSRSSSGKAASSSASASADRGRKYSGSKRSYDFDRCENEVVATVDDVQKKANVSDDLCLEDERRNHHRQRHRQSSRPSSSSQGRRRTPSREREKDQQQRSSSRERRVSRSPGRRSSETSTPASTTTVGATHTANSSGNGTNRPGKMVSVPATVSSLVMDKSNNAAPAGESAPGTSVKRISVRRNAGSDAAMAGSRGAASPRSQSPARANGKTSNDNQQPSLSRSSSRKAEHSPYRRNPLSEIDPNSLAYPQPPNNNSKVQNRNKRETEEGIVLNQKPNAEIINSSNNRAVVQGTNNKTSNRGALDNQVVTVNCIQKEQLVEEARDQQPSATGHVTIKTVVASGAENPKPQAITRSRSGRRSRDLDFNPETLLNPSSSYAALLLEDIQNFHQKSNTPSVSLPACVTKACSILEAVADLNSTTSSNLSCAFSEDRKSPTYQSNREAYNFALGATLVGKRVADTKDPFVVESEVAVTDDVTEPSFHKYVTVRRGGALVGGADMEDQESSGSNSFVAGGQQQHWGLSSSSWEPNSADSTDCWTSRLNTREEDQKSPLGFEGSGLSEPGRNMNETRKRLSGKKSDCDQQRSGGIGRGRLGTSRGLHSTPVVAAAAST